In Thermoleophilaceae bacterium, one DNA window encodes the following:
- the glgX gene encoding glycogen debranching protein GlgX, producing the protein MTHVWPGRPFPLGAEWDGNGTNFSLFSEDAEGVELCLFDENGEETRIEMTERTALNWHCYLPGVGPGQRYGYRVHGPYNPHEGLRFNSCKLLIDPYAKAIEGTVRFGGEEGTVLPYVATGDEDADLEPDDEDSAPSMPKCVVIDPQFWWEDDAPPRVPFAESVIYETHVKGFTMRHPEIREDLRGTYAGLASEEAIAYLQALGVTAVELLPVHHISDESFLIERGLRNYWGYSTIGYFAPHSEYAATGRCGEQVREFKGMVKALHRAGIEVILDVVYNHTAEGNHLGPMLSFKGIDNRAYYRLMPDDPRFYMDFTGTGNSLNPVQPSVLRLIMDSLRYWVTECHVDGFRFDLASALAREFYDVDRLSAFFDTIHQDPVLSQVKLIAEPWDVGPGGYQVGNFPVLWSEWNGIYRDTMRDFWRGDATLGEFASRLSGSSDLYGDDGRHPVASINFITAHDGFTLADLVSYNDKHNEANQEGGADGTDDNRSWNCGAEGPTDDPEILALRRRQQRNFLTTLFVSQGAPMLLGGDERGRTQDGNNNAWCQDNEISWYAWEGGEDPRELYEFTQRLIRLRRQHPVFRRDRFLAGAEIKGSGLPDIRWLRADGRRMTQRDWQSDERVVGVFLNGREIVERGPGGEEIEDDSFLLLFNAGAEDRVFTLPPRRFGAWWLLELSTADPGAEAGSSRHAARSEVSLMARSVLVLKRAT; encoded by the coding sequence GTGACGCACGTCTGGCCGGGGAGGCCCTTCCCGCTCGGCGCGGAGTGGGATGGGAACGGCACCAACTTCTCGCTCTTCTCCGAGGACGCCGAAGGCGTCGAGCTCTGCCTGTTCGACGAGAACGGCGAGGAGACGCGCATCGAGATGACCGAGCGCACCGCGCTCAACTGGCACTGCTACCTGCCTGGGGTGGGGCCGGGGCAGCGCTACGGCTACCGGGTGCACGGCCCGTACAACCCGCACGAGGGCTTGCGCTTCAACAGCTGCAAGCTGCTGATCGATCCGTACGCCAAGGCGATCGAGGGCACCGTCCGGTTTGGGGGCGAAGAGGGCACGGTGCTGCCGTACGTGGCCACAGGGGACGAGGATGCCGACCTCGAGCCGGACGACGAGGACAGCGCGCCGTCGATGCCCAAGTGCGTGGTGATCGACCCGCAGTTCTGGTGGGAGGACGACGCTCCGCCACGCGTGCCGTTCGCCGAGTCCGTGATCTACGAGACGCACGTGAAGGGCTTCACGATGCGCCACCCGGAGATCCGCGAGGACCTGCGCGGCACCTACGCGGGGCTCGCGTCGGAGGAGGCGATCGCCTACCTCCAGGCGCTCGGGGTGACGGCCGTCGAGCTGCTGCCCGTCCACCACATCTCGGACGAGTCGTTCCTCATCGAGCGCGGGCTCCGCAACTACTGGGGCTACAGCACGATCGGCTACTTCGCCCCGCACTCCGAGTACGCCGCCACCGGCCGTTGCGGCGAGCAGGTGCGCGAGTTCAAGGGCATGGTCAAGGCGCTCCACCGCGCGGGCATCGAGGTGATCCTCGACGTGGTTTACAACCACACGGCCGAGGGCAACCACCTCGGCCCGATGCTCTCGTTCAAGGGCATCGACAACCGCGCCTACTACCGCCTGATGCCCGACGACCCGCGCTTCTACATGGACTTCACCGGCACGGGCAACTCGCTCAACCCGGTGCAGCCGAGCGTGCTGCGGCTGATCATGGACTCGCTCCGCTACTGGGTCACCGAGTGCCATGTGGACGGCTTCCGCTTCGACCTCGCGTCGGCGCTCGCGCGCGAGTTCTACGACGTGGATCGCCTGTCCGCCTTCTTCGACACGATCCACCAGGACCCGGTGCTCTCGCAGGTCAAGCTGATCGCCGAGCCGTGGGACGTTGGGCCGGGCGGCTACCAGGTGGGCAACTTCCCGGTGCTGTGGTCCGAGTGGAACGGCATCTATAGGGACACGATGCGCGACTTCTGGCGCGGCGATGCGACGCTCGGCGAGTTCGCGTCGCGGTTGAGCGGGTCGTCGGACCTCTATGGCGACGACGGCCGCCACCCGGTCGCCTCGATCAACTTCATCACCGCGCACGACGGGTTCACGCTCGCCGACCTCGTGTCCTACAACGACAAGCACAACGAGGCCAACCAGGAGGGTGGGGCGGACGGCACGGACGACAACCGCTCGTGGAACTGCGGCGCCGAGGGGCCGACGGACGATCCGGAGATCCTCGCCCTGCGGCGGCGCCAGCAGCGCAACTTCCTCACCACGCTGTTCGTGTCGCAGGGCGCGCCGATGCTGCTCGGCGGCGACGAGCGCGGGCGCACGCAGGATGGCAACAACAACGCGTGGTGCCAGGACAACGAGATCTCCTGGTACGCCTGGGAGGGCGGCGAGGACCCTCGCGAGCTGTACGAGTTCACGCAGCGGCTGATCAGGCTGCGGCGCCAGCATCCCGTGTTCAGGCGCGACCGCTTCCTGGCCGGCGCTGAGATCAAGGGCTCGGGGCTTCCGGACATCCGCTGGCTGCGCGCTGACGGGCGGCGCATGACCCAGCGCGACTGGCAGTCCGACGAGCGCGTGGTGGGCGTGTTCCTGAACGGGCGCGAGATCGTGGAGCGCGGGCCGGGCGGCGAGGAGATCGAGGACGACTCGTTCCTGCTGCTGTTCAACGCCGGTGCCGAGGACCGCGTGTTCACCCTGCCGCCGCGGCGCTTCGGGGCCTGGTGGCTGCTCGAGCTGTCCACGGCCGACCCGGGGGCTGAGGCCGGCAGCTCGCGTCACGCCGCACGTAGCGAGGTGTCGCTCATGGCGCGCTCGGTGCTCGTGCTCAAGCGGGCCACTTGA
- the treY gene encoding malto-oligosyltrehalose synthase, producing MSELRATYRLQLSGDFGFAAARSLVPYLASLGVSHIYLPPSFEARPGSTHGYDVVDPGRISSALGGEEEFRALADEARAAGLGIVLDLVPNHMAADEANRYWADDSLRSKFFDIDPATGRHRRFFDIDHLAGVRQEDPEVFEETHRLALSLVREGVVDGLRVDHPDGLANPAEYLSRLDARRVWVEKILDPGERLRDWPVSGTVGYEFLNDVAALFVDPAGEAPLTSLWHEVAGDTRPFGAWAYEAKLEQASSVFALDVERLGRELGDGADVEALTRAVSSLPVYRTYVDPSSGAVDEQDREAIRAARMEPWIERLLLLEDPGPAGFVTRFQQTTPAVMAKGVEDTAFYRYARLLTLNEVGGDPSRFGVSAERFHQGNLERAERFPLNLLTTQTHDAKRSGDVRARIGVLASMPDEWREHVERWLALGGVPDPVEAYVVFQTLVGAWPIEVERVEAYMEKALREAKRTSSWIEPNVEHEEAVKAFVRGLYSDRRFLDDFEPFVERVAAAGERAALGQLALKLTAPGVPDIYQGDELAYRALVDPDNRRPVDFERRRSLLASINHDRTPRKLWLTWRLLQLRGENPEPFAGSYEPYDAGENVCAYVRGGEVLVAVSVREGAVLPKAVGAWRDLVRLDEYGVAVLVR from the coding sequence TTGAGCGAGCTGCGCGCCACCTACCGGCTTCAGCTGAGCGGCGACTTCGGCTTCGCGGCCGCCCGTTCGCTCGTGCCGTACCTGGCATCGCTCGGCGTCTCGCACATCTACCTGCCGCCGTCGTTCGAGGCGCGGCCGGGCTCCACTCACGGCTACGACGTGGTCGACCCGGGGCGGATCTCGTCCGCGCTCGGCGGCGAGGAGGAGTTCCGCGCCCTCGCGGATGAGGCGCGCGCGGCGGGGCTCGGCATCGTGCTCGATCTCGTGCCCAACCACATGGCGGCGGACGAGGCCAACCGCTACTGGGCCGACGATTCGCTGCGCTCGAAGTTCTTCGACATCGATCCGGCCACCGGGCGGCACCGCCGCTTCTTCGACATCGACCATCTCGCCGGGGTGCGGCAGGAGGACCCGGAGGTGTTCGAGGAAACGCACCGGCTGGCGCTTTCGCTCGTGCGCGAGGGCGTGGTGGACGGGCTGCGGGTGGACCATCCGGATGGGCTGGCCAACCCGGCCGAGTATCTCTCGCGGCTCGACGCTCGGCGGGTGTGGGTGGAGAAGATCCTCGACCCGGGCGAGCGCCTGCGCGACTGGCCGGTGTCCGGCACCGTGGGATACGAGTTCCTGAACGACGTGGCGGCGTTGTTCGTGGATCCGGCCGGCGAGGCTCCGCTCACCTCGCTGTGGCACGAGGTGGCGGGCGACACGAGGCCGTTCGGCGCGTGGGCGTACGAGGCCAAGCTGGAGCAGGCATCCAGCGTGTTCGCGCTGGACGTGGAGCGCCTCGGGCGCGAGCTCGGCGATGGCGCGGACGTTGAAGCGCTCACCCGTGCGGTCTCCTCCCTGCCGGTGTACCGCACGTACGTGGATCCTTCGTCCGGCGCGGTGGACGAGCAGGACAGGGAGGCGATACGGGCGGCGCGGATGGAGCCATGGATCGAGCGCCTGCTGCTCCTCGAGGACCCCGGCCCCGCCGGCTTCGTCACCCGCTTCCAGCAGACCACGCCCGCGGTGATGGCCAAGGGCGTGGAGGACACGGCGTTCTACCGCTACGCGCGGCTGTTGACGCTCAACGAGGTGGGCGGCGACCCGTCGCGCTTCGGGGTGTCGGCGGAGCGCTTCCACCAGGGCAACCTCGAGCGCGCGGAGCGCTTCCCGCTCAACCTGCTCACCACTCAGACGCACGACGCCAAGCGCTCGGGCGACGTTCGCGCGCGGATCGGCGTGCTGGCGTCGATGCCGGACGAGTGGCGCGAGCATGTGGAGCGCTGGCTCGCGCTCGGCGGCGTGCCGGATCCGGTGGAGGCGTACGTGGTGTTCCAGACGCTGGTGGGCGCCTGGCCGATCGAGGTGGAGCGCGTGGAGGCGTACATGGAGAAGGCGCTGCGCGAGGCCAAGCGCACCTCCAGCTGGATCGAGCCGAACGTCGAGCACGAGGAGGCCGTGAAGGCGTTCGTGCGCGGCCTCTACTCGGACAGGCGCTTCCTCGACGACTTCGAGCCGTTCGTAGAGCGCGTGGCCGCCGCCGGCGAGCGCGCGGCGCTAGGCCAGCTCGCTCTCAAGCTCACGGCGCCCGGCGTGCCCGACATCTACCAGGGCGACGAGCTGGCGTACCGCGCTCTGGTGGACCCGGACAACCGGCGGCCGGTGGACTTCGAGCGCCGCCGTTCGCTGCTCGCCTCGATCAACCACGATCGGACCCCACGCAAGCTGTGGCTCACCTGGCGGTTGCTGCAGCTCAGAGGGGAGAATCCCGAGCCGTTCGCGGGTTCGTATGAGCCGTATGACGCGGGCGAGAACGTGTGCGCGTACGTCCGCGGCGGCGAGGTGCTCGTGGCGGTGTCGGTGCGCGAAGGCGCCGTGCTGCCGAAGGCCGTTGGCGCGTGGCGCGATCTGGTCCGGCTGGACGAGTACGGCGTCGCCGTGCTGGTTCGCTGA
- a CDS encoding glycosyltransferase family 4 protein — translation MSLRILLISWEYPPIVEGGLARHVRKLSEQLVSGGVEVHVLTRGGGRLPAEEDRHGVIVHRVREPSYPKDVNEFVRWVDDMNRDMRALGAELCERFDFDLVHSHDWLVAGAAEPLARELGCPWLVTVHATEYGRHQGWVNKHPQSHIHAVERHMVRAADRVITCSHYMRGHVASIFGVRPSKISVVPNGIDPHDLEYVEADLPALRAKYAKPDERLVLLVGRLVYEKGFHVALDALAKVIRRFGDVRFVVAGTGTAEAELKSQARRLRLMKHGTFLGWVGDDMLHSLYRVADLCIVPSIYEPFGLVALEAMASGCLCIVADTGGLREVVPGDGRVGRRFRSRDAASLGSILEDVLSEDAARERLVAEAREHILQFDWAAVARETRSIYAELAESSLAPSH, via the coding sequence GTGAGCCTCCGGATCCTCCTCATTTCGTGGGAGTACCCGCCGATCGTGGAGGGCGGCTTGGCGCGTCACGTGCGCAAGCTGTCCGAGCAACTCGTGAGCGGCGGGGTGGAGGTGCACGTGCTCACGCGCGGCGGTGGGAGGCTGCCCGCCGAGGAGGATCGCCACGGCGTGATCGTGCACCGGGTGCGTGAACCGTCTTACCCCAAGGACGTGAACGAGTTCGTCCGCTGGGTGGACGACATGAACCGCGACATGCGCGCCCTCGGCGCCGAGCTGTGCGAGCGGTTCGACTTCGACCTCGTGCACTCGCATGACTGGCTCGTGGCGGGCGCCGCCGAGCCGCTTGCGCGCGAACTGGGCTGCCCCTGGCTCGTCACGGTGCACGCCACGGAGTACGGCCGGCACCAGGGCTGGGTGAACAAGCACCCGCAGTCGCACATCCACGCGGTGGAGCGGCACATGGTGCGCGCGGCCGACCGCGTGATCACCTGCTCGCACTACATGCGCGGTCACGTGGCCAGCATCTTCGGGGTGCGACCGTCAAAGATCTCCGTGGTGCCAAACGGCATCGACCCGCACGACCTCGAGTACGTGGAGGCCGACCTGCCCGCGTTGCGGGCGAAGTACGCGAAGCCCGACGAGCGGCTCGTGCTTCTGGTGGGGCGCCTCGTGTACGAGAAGGGCTTCCACGTCGCGCTCGACGCGCTCGCGAAGGTGATCCGGCGCTTCGGCGACGTTCGCTTCGTGGTCGCCGGCACGGGCACCGCGGAGGCGGAGCTGAAGAGCCAGGCGCGCCGCCTGCGGCTGATGAAGCACGGCACCTTCCTCGGCTGGGTGGGCGACGACATGCTGCACTCGCTCTACCGCGTGGCCGACCTCTGCATCGTGCCCTCGATCTACGAGCCGTTCGGCCTCGTGGCCCTCGAGGCGATGGCCTCGGGCTGCCTCTGCATCGTGGCCGACACCGGCGGGCTGCGCGAGGTGGTTCCCGGCGATGGCCGCGTGGGCCGCCGCTTCCGCTCGCGCGACGCCGCGTCGCTCGGCTCGATCCTCGAGGACGTGCTCAGCGAGGACGCTGCCCGCGAGCGCCTGGTGGCAGAAGCCCGCGAGCACATCCTCCAGTTCGACTGGGCCGCGGTGGCCCGCGAGACGCGCAGCATCTACGCCGAGCTGGCCGAGAGCTCGCTGGCGCCCAGTCACTAG
- a CDS encoding MMPL family transporter: MATTHSNTRPVGPIGRLGRWTATHFRAVVAAWIVVAVALGVFAPRAEKALSGAGWEATGSESVQARQLMDRNFGGLGTYGPLVVVHARDRTVSDPAFQHVLRAVEARLSSAPAVTSVMPPALYRHTAVIQAGAARGPDEMVRAAGELKGPLAKLSADGVSVNLTGVAGMWSDFNDANKSAMLKSELLSWPVTLAILVLAFGSLVAAGLPLMLTIAGLVAAAGSLWIGTHIAGISIWAMNFALMFALALGIDYALFIVYRFRGAFFGSRLSPAEAAAVTMDTAGKAVLFSGVTVLISLSAVMLVPSPAFRSTSLGIILAVVFVLAASLTLLPAVLAKLGPRLDRFALRPGRSGEHRSPRSAAWAERLWRRPIPYGGAAVALLVALALPVLSLKTGMPSIKVVPSGDNSRAGYQAIQKALGPGSTGPLEIVAPRAEAARAADSARRDPGIARVMPAQPGGDGLALIRAIPTTDPSAAATGRTIDRLRAVLPPLAVVGGSAAEAHDLKAALSGKTPLVIGVVLGLSFLLLMLALQAPVIAALGVLTNLLATAAAFGIAKWIFQDGVGHALLGFESQGFLDAWAPVFFFAMIFAISMDYTVFLLASAKERWEHSGGNAREAMVGGMAQSGRVIFAAGAVMVAVFFTFALSGPLPPKEMGVILGVAVLLDAGLVRLLLLPVLLRLLGRWAWFMPRPLGRLLPKVRFGHA, translated from the coding sequence ATGGCCACCACGCACTCGAACACCCGCCCGGTAGGACCGATCGGGAGGCTGGGCCGCTGGACCGCAACGCACTTCCGTGCCGTCGTGGCGGCCTGGATCGTGGTGGCGGTGGCACTGGGGGTCTTCGCCCCGCGTGCGGAGAAGGCGCTATCCGGCGCGGGCTGGGAGGCCACAGGCTCCGAGTCGGTTCAGGCACGCCAGCTCATGGACAGGAACTTCGGCGGGCTTGGAACCTACGGCCCCCTGGTGGTGGTCCACGCGCGGGACAGGACGGTGTCCGACCCCGCTTTCCAGCACGTGCTCCGGGCGGTGGAGGCCAGGCTGAGCAGCGCCCCGGCGGTGACGAGCGTGATGCCGCCGGCTCTCTACCGCCACACCGCCGTGATCCAGGCGGGTGCGGCACGCGGGCCGGACGAGATGGTGCGCGCGGCCGGCGAGTTGAAGGGGCCGCTCGCGAAGCTCAGCGCCGACGGGGTGAGTGTGAACCTCACCGGCGTGGCCGGCATGTGGTCCGACTTCAACGATGCGAACAAGTCCGCGATGCTGAAGTCCGAGCTGCTCTCCTGGCCGGTCACGCTCGCGATCCTCGTACTCGCGTTCGGATCGCTTGTGGCCGCCGGGCTGCCCCTGATGCTGACGATCGCCGGACTGGTGGCCGCCGCGGGGTCGCTCTGGATCGGCACCCACATCGCCGGCATCTCGATCTGGGCCATGAACTTCGCGCTGATGTTCGCGCTGGCGCTGGGAATCGACTACGCGCTCTTCATCGTCTACCGCTTCCGCGGCGCGTTCTTCGGCTCGAGGCTGTCTCCCGCGGAGGCGGCCGCCGTGACGATGGACACCGCGGGCAAGGCCGTGCTCTTCTCGGGCGTGACCGTGCTGATCTCGCTGAGCGCGGTGATGCTCGTGCCCAGTCCGGCGTTCCGATCCACCAGCCTGGGAATCATCCTCGCCGTCGTCTTCGTGCTGGCCGCTTCGCTCACGCTCCTGCCGGCTGTGCTGGCGAAGCTGGGCCCGCGGCTCGACAGGTTCGCTCTCCGGCCGGGCCGCTCCGGCGAGCACCGCTCGCCACGGTCCGCGGCCTGGGCCGAGCGTCTCTGGCGCCGGCCGATCCCCTACGGCGGCGCCGCGGTCGCGCTGCTCGTGGCGCTCGCGCTGCCGGTGCTCTCCCTCAAGACGGGGATGCCGTCGATCAAGGTCGTGCCCTCGGGCGACAACTCGCGTGCGGGCTATCAGGCCATCCAGAAGGCGCTCGGCCCGGGTTCCACCGGTCCGCTCGAGATCGTCGCTCCGCGAGCCGAAGCCGCGCGGGCCGCGGACAGCGCGCGGCGGGACCCGGGCATCGCGCGGGTGATGCCGGCTCAGCCGGGCGGCGACGGCCTCGCGCTCATACGGGCGATTCCCACCACCGACCCGTCCGCCGCGGCGACCGGCCGAACCATCGACCGCCTCCGCGCCGTGCTCCCGCCGCTCGCCGTCGTGGGTGGCTCCGCGGCGGAGGCCCACGACCTCAAGGCGGCACTGTCGGGCAAGACGCCGCTCGTGATCGGGGTGGTGCTCGGCCTCAGCTTCCTGCTGCTGATGCTCGCGCTCCAGGCGCCGGTTATCGCCGCGCTTGGCGTCCTGACCAACCTGCTGGCCACCGCGGCGGCCTTTGGGATCGCGAAGTGGATCTTCCAGGACGGTGTCGGCCACGCGCTGCTCGGCTTCGAGTCACAGGGCTTCCTGGACGCGTGGGCGCCGGTGTTCTTCTTCGCGATGATCTTCGCGATCTCCATGGACTACACCGTGTTCCTGCTCGCCTCGGCCAAGGAGCGCTGGGAGCATTCGGGCGGCAACGCCAGGGAGGCGATGGTGGGCGGCATGGCCCAGTCCGGACGCGTGATCTTCGCGGCGGGCGCCGTGATGGTGGCGGTGTTCTTCACGTTCGCGCTGAGCGGTCCGCTACCGCCGAAGGAGATGGGAGTGATCCTCGGCGTGGCCGTGCTGCTCGACGCGGGACTCGTACGGCTGCTGCTTCTGCCCGTGCTGCTGCGGCTGCTCGGCAGGTGGGCGTGGTTCATGCCGCGGCCGCTCGGGCGGCTGCTGCCGAAGGTGCGCTTCGGCCACGCGTGA